CACATCCTGGttatttgtcttttcttttttttttcttttttttctgggtcacatcctggttatttgttttttttagatttctgGGTCACATCCTGgttatttgtctttttattttttattttatttttagatttctggGTCACATCCtggttatttgtcttttttttttttttagatttccgGGTCACATCCTGgttatttgtctctttgtgttttttttagatttctgggtcacttctttTACATTTTGTATCATTTCTTGTTGCTTTTAGGGCAAATCTGCACCCCTTCCCATTGATTTTGTGGTGACTTcctgtttctttctttcttttttttttggtcttctcTTCCGGCGTCAGGTTCTGGGAGAGAAGCCCGATCTGCCCGCCGGAACTCCCGACGTGTGCCCGGTGCAGAGCGGCAAAAGTCCGGCGTCCCTCCACAAGGTGAGGCCGCGTGGGCTTGCTTTTTCGTGGACGAAAAAGCACGCCCTCCCGACTCTTGCGTACGCCCCGCATAGGTGTCGGATGCTTCGGGCAAGATGGCGCTGACGCTGGTGGCCAAGAAGAACCCCTTCAAGCAGGACATGCTCTCCCGCAAGGACTGCTACATCCTGGACAATGGGTTGGACAACAAGATTTTCTTCTGGAAAGGTACTGACACaatgccattttttgggggggtggggggggggtcacttcctgttgatttggagtcacttcctgttgatttggagtcacttcctgttgatttgaggaCTTTTTCAGgacactttctgttcattttgggtgacTTTCTGTTGACTTCCAGGTCAGGATTTCTCTTGTTAATGTCcccaatgaacaggaagtgagggataaatgaacaggaagtcaggCGGCAATGGCGCAAAAGACGCACGGGAGTTTAGCGTTTCTCCAGAAATGTCTTTTTGTTGCACCGGTTGACTCATCGTCATCCTAACTCCGCCCACACGCCAGGTAGCGAAGCGAACGCCAAAGAGCGCAAGGCCGCGTTGACCTTTGTGGATCAGTTCATCAAGGAGAAGAATTACTCGGACAAGTGTCAGGTGCGCATTTGACCCCGGTGCGGGGGCGGCGTTGCCCTTTGACCCCACTGACCCCCGGGGTGGGCCTCGGCAGGTGCAAGTGCTGCCGCAGGGGGCGGAGAGCACCCTCTTCAAGGACTTCTTTGAGAACTGGCTGGACAAGGACGAGAGCACGGGGCCGGGCCAGGCGTACGTGGCGGGCAACATTGCCCGGGTGGAGCAGATCCCCTTCGACGCCTCGGCCCTCCACGCCAACGGCGCCATGGCGGCTCAGCACGCCATGGCCGACGACGGCTCGGGCAAAGTGCAGGTGGccgttgccgccgccgccgccgccgccgcctcatTTTCACGGACGGTACcttgaaatctttttttaatatccctTTGCCGGCGTTTATTACGGGTTTAGGTTTGGCGCGTGGAGGGCGGCGCTCGCGTCCCCGTGGAGGCGGCCACCCACGGCCAGTTTTTCGGCGGCGACTGCTACGTGCTCCTCTACACGTACAACAGCGGCGGGGAAAAGCACATCATCTACATCTGGTTAGTTACCACGCTTCTACCGTCCAATCGTTTTTCCCCTCAAAAGGCCTGTCGCTAAATTGAAAAATCCAAAATATaggaaaatattttctaaaaatcTCCTTGCTAATCATTTTTCCCGATcctttgtttaaaatgtaaagaaagaaagaaagaaacccCCCTAGTCCTAGAAATGGAAGTAGCCTTAAAAGAAGGAAACTCTGCCCCCTGCAGGCAAGGAAACAAGTGCTCCAAGGACGAGCTAGGCGCTTCGGCCATCTTGGCCGTGGCCCTGGATGACTCCATGGGGGGCGTGGCCACTCAGGTAGGTCAGACTCCCTCCTGCCGTCGCCTACTTTTGACGTCAAACACCAAATGGCGAAACCCCGCCCGCCCACGCACTCACCCACTTCCCGGTACAGGTGCGCGTGACTCAGGGTCAGGAACCCCCCCACCTGCTGAGCTTGTTTGGGGGCAAGCCCCTGGTGGTCCACCTGGGCGGGACCTCCCGGAAGGACGGCGACAGCCAGCCGGCCGCCACCCGCCTCTACCACATCCGCCAGAGCTCCACCATGGCCACTCGCGCCGTGGAGGTGAGTCGGGCACGGGCCCccatctttattttttcttttctgggcCAGTGGCGTTTTTTTTGCCGCTTGTAGTCGTTCCATACTGGCAGCAAAACGCTCGTTCATGGGCTGCCACTCCAcccgcttcaaacggattggacgtctagcggtGATGGACTATAAGCatgaaaagccctttctttgcccCTGCCAAGATGGCTGCCCCGAGGCAACATTCCCATCAAAGTGGGGGCCATCGGTTGAAGGGAGCCGTCACCGCCGTGGCTCCGCCCCTGACTTttcgtctctctctttctccgtCAGGTGGCGGCGGACGCGGCTTCGCTCAACTCCAACGACGCCTTCGTGCTCAAGTCGGCCAAGGGCGCGGTGGTGTGGAAGGGGCGGGGGGCCACGCCGGAAGAGATGGCCGCCGCCAAGCACGTGGTGGCCGTCCTGGGCGGCGGCTCCCACACCGAGGTGGCCGAGAGCAAGGAACCAGGTGGGCGGCGCCAAATTCGGTTCCGGCGGCGAGCGTTGGACGTTGACCTCTTTGACCTCTGGTATTTGGGTCTCC
Above is a genomic segment from Stigmatopora argus isolate UIUO_Sarg chromosome 8, RoL_Sarg_1.0, whole genome shotgun sequence containing:
- the scinla gene encoding scinderin like a isoform X2, whose product is MVKMSTQKAFESAGKRAGLQIWRVEKLELVEVPQEMHGSFYMGDSYMVLHTTPRPSFDVHTWIGSQTSQDEKVAATILMTQLDDSLGGAAKQFTEHQNQESLTFLGYFKHGLKYQKGGVASGFRTVVTNESDVRRLLRVKGRRQVRATEVDLTWDSFNKGDCFIIDLGKDIYHWSGSESNRYERLKATQLAVDVRDNERRGRAQLHLIDEGQEPEDVIKVLGEKPDLPAGTPDVCPVQSGKSPASLHKVSDASGKMALTLVAKKNPFKQDMLSRKDCYILDNGLDNKIFFWKGSEANAKERKAALTFVDQFIKEKNYSDKCQVQVLPQGAESTLFKDFFENWLDKDESTGPGQAYVAGNIARVEQIPFDASALHANGAMAAQHAMADDGSGKVQVWRVEGGARVPVEAATHGQFFGGDCYVLLYTYNSGGEKHIIYIWQGNKCSKDELGASAILAVALDDSMGGVATQVRVTQGQEPPHLLSLFGGKPLVVHLGGTSRKDGDSQPAATRLYHIRQSSTMATRAVEVAADAASLNSNDAFVLKSAKGAVVWKGRGATPEEMAAAKHVVAVLGGGSHTEVAESKEPESFWKALGGKKSYQTSQVLRTAKVWQPRLFGCSNASGRLIAEEVPGELDQLDLETDDVMILDTCLQIFIWIGKDANETEKSGAAGIAEDYLKSDPSGRYGTPVSTVRQGQEPLSFTGWFQAWDATLWDKDLMGVVGAR
- the scinla gene encoding scinderin like a isoform X3, whose translation is MSTQKAFESAGKRAGLQIWRVEKLELVEVPQEMHGSFYMGDSYMVLHTTPRPSFDVHTWIGSQTSQDEKVAATILMTQLDDSLGGAAKQFTEHQNQESLTFLGYFKHGLKYQKGGVASGFRTVVTNESDVRRLLRVKGRRQVRATEVDLTWDSFNKGDCFIIDLGKDIYHWSGSESNRYERLKATQLAVDVRDNERRGRAQLHLIDEGQEPEDVIKVLGEKPDLPAGTPDVCPVQSGKSPASLHKVSDASGKMALTLVAKKNPFKQDMLSRKDCYILDNGLDNKIFFWKGSEANAKERKAALTFVDQFIKEKNYSDKCQVQVLPQGAESTLFKDFFENWLDKDESTGPGQAYVAGNIARVEQIPFDASALHANGAMAAQHAMADDGSGKVQVWRVEGGARVPVEAATHGQFFGGDCYVLLYTYNSGGEKHIIYIWQGNKCSKDELGASAILAVALDDSMGGVATQVRVTQGQEPPHLLSLFGGKPLVVHLGGTSRKDGDSQPAATRLYHIRQSSTMATRAVEVAADAASLNSNDAFVLKSAKGAVVWKGRGATPEEMAAAKHVVAVLGGGSHTEVAESKEPESFWKALGGKKSYQTSQVLRTAKVWQPRLFGCSNASGRLIAEEVPGELDQLDLETDDVMILDTCLQIFIWIGKDANETEKSGAAGIAEDYLKSDPSGRYGTPVSTVRQGQEPLSFTGWFQAWDATLWDKDLMGVVGAR